The Verrucomicrobium spinosum DSM 4136 = JCM 18804 DNA segment TCCTCTGCCATCCGATGTTCTGAGCCGGTCTGTCGCACCCACTCCTCTGCCTTGGCCGGGGAGTAAGGCGGCCCCCACGCCACCAGTACCCGTCCGCTGGCAGAGGCACTGCCAGGCGGAAGTTGATACTCCATCTGCCCCTCTGCTCCCTTCTTGCCAGATTGTGTTTGCCGCCAAGTCTTGCCATCGGGCGACCAGGCCGCTCGCAAAGGCATGGCCCATGCTGCTGAGAGGGGCTTCGTCAAAGGCCCGCCCGCCCCTTTGGCCACCACAGCATCACTTCCCGACAACTTCAACGTCAGCGGCTGGTCCGGCTTCACGCCGGCAACCCGGAAGTACCACCAGCAGGGCCAGCCGCGTTCCGCCTGCCCGCCCGGCATAAACCTGACTTCCTGAGTACCGGCATCCAGGCCCAGCACTCTCACCGACGCTCCGTCAAAGTCCGTCTCAACCTCCAATGCATGGCTCGGAACCATGCCCATGCACAAGAGCAATGCTACCGCTAAACCACCCGCCAAAAGCGTCTTCATGCCCGCGAGCATAAGCTGTTCCTCCACCGCCTGACAAGAGCCGAACTTGAGATGGCGACTCATCGAGTGATGACAAAAATACCAGTACCGTCCCCTATCGCATGCAACACTCCTCTGCATTCCCCGTAGGTACAGGCTTCCCATCACCCGACCCATGAAGATGCCTTACACCGCCCCCTCTTTTTGTCTCTTGATCACCAGTCTGATCCTGCTTGCGGTCGCTCCCCTCATCCACGCGGAGGGTGGCAAATCCGTGCGTGATTTCGGAGCGGTGGGTGATGGCAAGGCCGACGACACGGCTGCCATTCAGAGGGCCGTGGACAGCGGGCTGGGCTCGATCGTGCTGCCCAAGGGCAATTACCTACTTACCAAGACCATCACGGTGGATCTGGACAAGACCGGATTCACCTCGCTCGTCAGCGATGGCACTGGCAGTCTGGTCATGACGGCGGGCGGGCCAGCACTCCACTTTGTCGGCACTCACTTGACGGGCTCCGCAGATCCCAAAAGCTTCCAGGAAAATGTCTGGCAAAACCAGCGCATGCCCATGGTGCGAGGGGTCGGCATCACGGGCACCCACGCTGAGGCCGATGGCATTCAGGCGACAGGTGTGATGCAACTCACCGTCAGCGAGACGAACATCCACCGCGTGCGCCATGGCATCCGGCTCACCACGCGCAACCGCAATGTCCTGATCGCCAACTGCCACATCTACCACAACACGGGGTGCGGAATCTTCTATGACCACGTGAACCTGCACCAATCCAATATCGTGGGCAGCCACATCAGCTACAACGCCCAGGGTGGCATCGTCTTCAAAGGTGGCGAGGTGCGCAACGTCCATATCGGCACCTGCGATATCGAGAGCAACATGACCGCGGACACCACTCCCACCGCCAACATCTTGATCGACTCCTCCGAAGGCAGCACAGACGAGGTGGCCATCACCGGCTGCACCATCCAGCACAACAGCAAGTCACCGGGCAGCGCCAACATCCGGGTGCTGGGCAAGGGCGTCACCAGTCTCAAAAACAGCACCTCCACCCAGGAGGGGCACATCACCATCACGGGCAATGTCTTCAGTGATGTGATGGTGAACATCCATCTGGACAACGCCCGCGGAGTAAACATCACGGGCAACACCTTTTGGGAAGGATTTGAGCACGATCTCCTGGTGGAAAACAGCCAGTGTGTAGTGGTGGGGCCCAACGACTTCGACCGGAACCCCCGCTACGTGGTGAATGGCAACTGGTCCAAAGACCTGAATGGCCTGACCTTCCGCAACTCAGCCGACTGCAAGCTGAACGGATTGCTGGTGAAGGGAGTCTGGCAAAAGCCAGCCGCCGTACGCCTGGAGAAGTGTGACCGCTTCACCGTCACAGACTGCAGCATCTTCGACTGCGACAATATTGGACTCTGGTTGAAGGACTGCACCCGCACGCTGGTCTCGGGCTGCGTCATTCGTGATGATCGGGAAGGAGAGGCCAGAAAAGGCACCCTCTCCCTCCGGGTGGAGGGCGGTCGTGAAAACCGGGTCCGCGACAACATCGTGGCCAACGGTCTCAAAGTTGACGAAGGGGCCGGCGTGGTGCGCAACAACGACTGAGAGCGAGTCTCGGTTCACGGTAACTACAGCAGGTCTCATCATCGCTGGAGGTGCGCCCCCCTCTCCCAGCAGGGAGCGGACCGCCCCCGGAGTGTCTTTCTAGCGCCCCGGGATCGACACCGCACCTCCCGCTTCTGCGTGACAAGAAAGCTGAGATTGGTCATCTGCGCCGCTGCACATCTATGCTTTAATCAGTGCCAGCTTCCCATTTCAGCCCATGCAGCCCACCGACCTTCCGCCTCTTCGCAGTTCACAGGACCTGGAACGCATCCTGGAGTTTGAGTTCGTACGAGCCACGGAAAACGCGGCCCTCCAAGCCATTCACTGGCTGGGGCGTGGGGAGAAGGAGAAGGCCGATGCCGCTGCCTGCGCCGCCATCGCGGGTGTCTTCGATATTCTGGACATCCGTGGCGAGGTCGTGATTGGCGAGGGCATCAAGGACAATGCTCCGGGGATTTTCGTGGGGGAACAACTCGGCACCTGGCGCAATGGCAGCCCACGTTTCAACATCGCCCTGGACCCGATCGATGGCACCACCAACATCGCCAAAGGCCTTCCCAACAGCATCTCGGTCATGGCCGCCGCCCAGGTGCCGGATGGAGCGCCCAATGTGATGAAGAGCCTCCCCAGCTTCTACTGCCACAAGATCGCCTACGGTCCGGCCGTAAAGAAGGCCCTGGCTGAACAGGGCACCCGCAGTTTCCTGGACATGCCTCTTAAAGAGGTGCTCAGCTTTGTGGCCGAGGTGCTGGGGAAGCGCATCAGCGATCTGGTCGTAGTGACGATGGACCGGCCCAGGCACGGTGAGATCTTCCGCGAGATCCGCGAGGCGGGTGCCGCGATGCGCATGATCTCTGATGGCGACATCACGGCGGCGGTCGCCCCGTCCCTCCCCGAATCAGGAGTGGATCTCTATATTGGCATGGGCGGCACCCCGGAAGGCGTGCTGGCCGCAGCGGCGCTGAAGTGCCTGGAAG contains these protein-coding regions:
- a CDS encoding right-handed parallel beta-helix repeat-containing protein; translation: MKMPYTAPSFCLLITSLILLAVAPLIHAEGGKSVRDFGAVGDGKADDTAAIQRAVDSGLGSIVLPKGNYLLTKTITVDLDKTGFTSLVSDGTGSLVMTAGGPALHFVGTHLTGSADPKSFQENVWQNQRMPMVRGVGITGTHAEADGIQATGVMQLTVSETNIHRVRHGIRLTTRNRNVLIANCHIYHNTGCGIFYDHVNLHQSNIVGSHISYNAQGGIVFKGGEVRNVHIGTCDIESNMTADTTPTANILIDSSEGSTDEVAITGCTIQHNSKSPGSANIRVLGKGVTSLKNSTSTQEGHITITGNVFSDVMVNIHLDNARGVNITGNTFWEGFEHDLLVENSQCVVVGPNDFDRNPRYVVNGNWSKDLNGLTFRNSADCKLNGLLVKGVWQKPAAVRLEKCDRFTVTDCSIFDCDNIGLWLKDCTRTLVSGCVIRDDREGEARKGTLSLRVEGGRENRVRDNIVANGLKVDEGAGVVRNND
- the glpX gene encoding class II fructose-bisphosphatase gives rise to the protein MQPTDLPPLRSSQDLERILEFEFVRATENAALQAIHWLGRGEKEKADAAACAAIAGVFDILDIRGEVVIGEGIKDNAPGIFVGEQLGTWRNGSPRFNIALDPIDGTTNIAKGLPNSISVMAAAQVPDGAPNVMKSLPSFYCHKIAYGPAVKKALAEQGTRSFLDMPLKEVLSFVAEVLGKRISDLVVVTMDRPRHGEIFREIREAGAAMRMISDGDITAAVAPSLPESGVDLYIGMGGTPEGVLAAAALKCLEGDMQLRMWFHNQEHHSEVAALVTREELTKVFFVDDLVLGESALFCATGISDSSLLPGVKLIGHRAETHSILMRARSGTVRHIHATHQLDKKVIPLRESFMKLA